In the Pocillopora verrucosa isolate sample1 chromosome 4, ASM3666991v2, whole genome shotgun sequence genome, ATGTAAAATTTAACGTGTCTCTGACTCCTGTCCCCCCTTCcgacaccccccccccccccccccaccctcttcCTTTAAATTCCGAATGAGGGAGATCAGAGGCAAGCTCTTAACAAAATTTTGCAGGATGAGggaatttgacaaaaaaccaGTTGGTACCGAACCTATCTCAGGCTCCATCTCTCAGGGAAATGGCAGTTGTTGTCAGGGGTAACCTTTGAACGAGGGGCTGGCTCAGGTTACAGTTTGTACTCCGTAATAGTAATCTTTTGTTTAAACCTTAACACCGCTAAAACCATCATGCTTATTCATTCTCTACACTGTTCTTTCTACATTTCTTTGGTGTTGATAAGGAAagtttgttcaacaatcaagctattttagttggcgatcatgctctttattctcatgatcttaatgtttgattcagaaatGATGCGAAagggagaaaatagatgctgatcactcctGAGAGTTTGACTGACAACTTTCTCGGCGATGTCGTTGCGTAACTTGTCGAGACCTCACTGGACAGGTCTGTGCGAAGCCACGTGTAACTACTGTTCTTTCGACCTGCTCTCTAAATAATTACACAGCAGCAGATACATTCATTGACGAAAGAATCCGAAACTACAGCACCACGTTTGGTGTACCTTCTTCTCCGCCGTATTTGTGAATTACTTCGATAACAACTCAGTTCGTTTTCATCACATTCCTCCGCCTCGCTATGCGTTCGGTAATACACGCTACCGCTCGTGATGGCCCGAAGGCGTGACAAAGAGTCTGATGATAATTGGGAGTTGTCAAAGGCAACGCTTGCGTCACAAGATTCGTTTTGATTGGCCTCTCGAATAAATGACACCTGCCGCCGACTTGGCGTGACAGCCCCGTGACGACTCTGGCCCGTTGCATGATCGTTACTGAATGACAAAGAGGTGGGTCTCTGTGATTTCTCTTCTGAGTGAATGTATTGCTTTTCGCTGTTACTGATCGAAAGACTCGATTCATCGCTGGGTTTTCcctcttttcccttttcattatTCTCAACTGATTCCCTATTTTCTTCATCTCCACTCAGTAAAGTTCTCTGATCCTTAGTCCCTATCGGTTGGTCGTTGTAGAAGGAGTCCTCTCTCCGCGCTCTTGTTTCTTGCTCATCTTCGTTGATAAGTTTTGTAGAATCATTTCCTCCATAAAAACTCGCAATACTTTCGTCAGCCATTAAACGAGCCTTCTGCaagctgcagaaaaaaaaaatcatcgcaTTTAGTctagaaaattgaaatgattgaGGCTGCTTGTCAAGCACTATCAACGAAGACATTGTACTGATCCGGTACTCGTTAAGACTAATGCTGCATCAGAACAATTTTAAGTTGAGCAGTTTGAATGAGCGGACATTTAGCTTTAAGTTAGAGGCATCGGTTTTGGCTATCTTTATTGAGGTATTTTAACTCTAAGCCCTTACAATTTGTCGCTTTTGTCGGCTTTTTTTACGTTAGCATTTGAAATAGCTATATCCCTGAAAATGGAAAGAGGCACGAAACATTCATGACCTTAGAataaaggggggtaagtttcttaagaaactgtggtgatgcgtcggtgggaaagtataacagggtaatttggtattatcaactgagttgataacgtaaattggcaacCGTAAGGGGTTTTaaaagcgttagcccttcgttagcccttcgtgcATAGCCTTGGGTTTTGGACGTGGGAGCCCTGACAACAATAGCTGCGCTAAAAAATCGACACTAAAGGATTCAGTGTTGATCAAGACAGTACAAATGTCATTAGTAGAAATAATGTACTCACATTAACGACACCACCATCAAGACTTCCCCGTAGAGAGCGTAAATCGGGCCAATTAACATTTTTGAACTAGAAGTACAAGCGATAAGAGACTAGCAGTACCAGTTATTGGAGAAAGCAGATTAcgcaaaaagaagaaatttgtagtaaataaaaaacttcatcAATTCGCCTTGCTGGCAAGTCTCATGACTATCACGATTAGAATTCTTACTCATATTTATTGCTCTATTGTAAAGACTGGGTTTGGCACAACTTAAACTGCGGAAAATCCTCTAGAAATGGCCTCTACTTGGAGTTGATCAGAGTCATTTCCCTGTTTGACCGCTGGGCAGAGGAATGGGGACTCTGAAGACGAGATTGATTGCATTTGTTTAGTTTGCTTCATAACAAACACGACCTCAAGAAGACGTTCACAGGACAAGCCTACGTATTTTTTTACATGACTTAGAGCGGCTAAAAAAATACTACAAATCACGGTGAAAATGTACTACTATAAAAATTTTGTGATCACCCGGAGAAATAGCACTTCCATGCGAGAGACGCGTGAAGCGATGACGAAAATTCGGCATAAACCTACGTTGCTGTCGAAGTGTAACTGTTTACGTCCGCAAGCTCCAATTCTTATTCGACGcctttccaaaatttttcctAGTGTATTTGCACTGacatttttcagaaaagttaTGGTTCAGCAACGAAATCGTAGATGAATGCAGATGCGACCAAGATTAGTACTACTCAATTTATGTGAGACAGCAACGAATATATGTGCGCTTACATAAGAAACCTCTGCGTTGCTTAAAAATTCATTCCATTTTTTGGAGCAGGAAACTCAGCT is a window encoding:
- the LOC131796248 gene encoding uncharacterized protein, which codes for MLIGPIYALYGEVLMVVSLILQKARLMADESIASFYGGNDSTKLINEDEQETRARREDSFYNDQPIGTKDQRTLLSGDEENRESVENNEKGKEGKPSDESSLSISNSEKQYIHSEEKSQRPTSLSFSNDHATGQSRHGAVTPSRRQVSFIREANQNESCDASVAFDNSQLSSDSLSRLRAITSGSVYYRTHSEAEECDENELSCYRSNSQIRRRRRYTKRGAVVSDSFVNECICCCVII